From a region of the Rhipicephalus microplus isolate Deutch F79 chromosome X, USDA_Rmic, whole genome shotgun sequence genome:
- the LOC142776969 gene encoding uncharacterized protein LOC142776969, producing the protein MIQALTGAVQTLSAIPKRPHPAVMLAVPTYSGYGDLQSARDYLDSLARYQRAMGLDDEEVLGRVVPAALTDTAARWHRLSGHRAATLDEFRAAFLREFLPADYESRMRRELELRTQAPDESLQEYVRAMEDLFSIAEPRASNEERVERVIRQAHPTFSAYLRGSRFRDLEQLAAEAKRIQGDILAARSYHPPPPASEALEPRCAWGGAMTLSQRQQPAGAAFAATPTAGRAWEISDRALDPYTYGRRAAGAASQLDAREQGRNPPQRITGGNGRQSGSFDHAANPPRQLAAAPSRERDRDGVRCFRCRQRGHIARECSAFVPPVRQGNGSAGRS; encoded by the coding sequence ATGATTCAGGCACTCACGGGGGCAGTCCAAACGCTTTCGGCCATCCCGAAACGCCCTCATCCCGCTGTCATGTTGGCCGTTCCGACCTACAGCGGGTATGGTGATCTCCAAAGTGCAAGAGATTACCTGGACTCCCTCGCACGTTATCAGAGAGCCATGGGTCTAGACGACGAGGAAGTGCTCGGACGCGTCGTTCCGgcagcactgactgacacggcggccaggtggcataggctttccggccaccgagcagcaaccctcgatgagttccgcgcggccttcctgcgcgaattcttacccgctgactacgagagtaggatgcggcgcgagctcgagctccgcacacaagctcctgatgagtcgcttcaggagtacgtacgcgcgatggaagaccttttttctatcgctgagcccagagcctcgaacgaggagcgCGTCGAACGGGTGATTAGGCAGGCACACCCGACTTTTTCGGCGTACCTGCGCGGCAGTCGCTTCCGTGATTTGGAGCAATTGGCCGCCGAGGCAaagcgcatccaaggcgacattctcgccgcgcgttCCTATCACCCGCCACCGCCAGCCAGCGAGGCCCTCGAACCGCGCTGCGCGTGgggaggggccatgacccttTCTCAGCGGCAACAGCCCGCCGGAGCTGCCTTTGCGGCTACCCCTACAGCTGGgcgcgcgtgggagataagcgatcGCGCTTTAGATCCCTACACGTACGGGAGGCGGGCAGCCGGTGCTGCATCGCAACTCGACGCGCGCGAGCAGGGACGAAATCCGCCCCAGCGCATCACCGGTGGTAACGGTCGTCAGAGTGGTTCTTTTGATCACGCGGCGAACCCACCCCGGCAGCTCGCAGCTGCTCCGTCGCGGGAAAGGGACCGCGATGGAGTGCGCTGTTTCCGCTGCCGTCAACGAGGGCACATAGCGAGGGAGTGCTCCGCGTTTGTGCCTCCtgtgaggcagggaaacgggAGCGCGGGCCGTTCGTGA